One genomic segment of Accipiter gentilis chromosome 29, bAccGen1.1, whole genome shotgun sequence includes these proteins:
- the C29H6orf89 gene encoding bombesin receptor-activated protein C6orf89 homolog translates to MELSANELSIYDKLSETIDLVRQTGHQCGMSEKAIEKFIKQLLERNEPQRGPPRYPILVALYKGLLTLGLVLLTVYFVIQPYSPLPPEAPLSRAHAWGSLIGHIRLLSLPIAKKYMLEKCQDWWAAGCRQNTSMLPANCTVCSAVKSLQIVTDFGELSEKLQRSQPFLIKTGQHLSYEELKHFQSQDPDLAEVIIEENSAELWSCPFFFPWNKSVNKTRILQEFFPTSSLLSFPKTVSLESCFLIRHPDLGNKSYSLHSLFAVGSGQLTLTVVPLDKCRGHCEMFKVELEAGDLGYVSADYWMMSFMAKGTEPAVVCDGAAS, encoded by the exons ATGGAGCTTTCGGCCAATGAGCTCAGCATTTATGACAAGCTATCAGAGACAATTGATCTAGTGAGGCAGACTGGCCACCAGTGTGGGATGTCAGAAAAAGCCATTGAGAAATTCATCAAGCAGCTCTTGGAAAGAAATGAACCCCAAAGGGGACCTCCACGGTACCCAATCTTAGTGGCTCTCTACAAG GGCCTGCTCACCCTGGGATTGGTCTTGCTGACTGTTTACTTCGTGATCCAGCCATACAGCCCACTGCCGCCTGAAGCTCCGCTCTCCAGAGCCCATGCCTGGGGCTCCCTCATCGGTCACATCCGGCTGCTTTCTCTGCCCATTGCCAAGAAGTACATGCTCGAGA AATGCCAGGACTGGTGGGCAGCAGGTTGCAGACAGAACACTTCTATGCTTCCCGCAAACTGCACAGTCTGTTCTGCTGTGAAAAGCCTTCAGATAGTGACAGACTTTGGAGAACTATCAGAAAAGCTCCAGAGGTCTCAGCCTTTTCTAATCAAG ACAGGgcagcatctctcctatgaagaactGAAGCATTTTCAGTCCCAGGATCCAGACCTGGCAGAGGTTATAATAGAAGAAAATTCAGCTGAATTGTGGAGCTgcccatttttctttccctg GAACAAATCTGTGAATAAAACTCGGATTCTGCAGGAATTTTTCCCCACTTCCTCTTTGCTGTCCTTCCCCAAGACAGTGTCCCTGGAGAGCTGCTTCCTCATCCGCCATCCAGATTTGGGGAATAAG AGCTACAGTTTGCACAGCCTCTTTGCTGTTGGAAGCGGACAGCTCACCCTGACTGTTGTACCTCTGGACAAGTGCAGAGGACACTGTGAGATGTTCAAGGTGGAGCTGGAAGCTGGAGATTTGG GTTATGTCAGCGCAGATTACTGGATGATGAGCTTCATGGCCAAAGGGACAGAGCCAGCGGTTGTTTGCGATGGAGCTGCTAGCTAA